One part of the Symphalangus syndactylus isolate Jambi chromosome 1, NHGRI_mSymSyn1-v2.1_pri, whole genome shotgun sequence genome encodes these proteins:
- the GNL3 gene encoding guanine nucleotide-binding protein-like 3 isoform X2 has translation MKRPKLKKASKRMTCHKRYKIQKKVREHHRKLRKEAKKRGHKKPRKDPGVPNSAPFKEALLREAELRKQRLEELKQQQKLDRQKELEKKRKLETNPDIKPSNVEPMEKEFGLCKTENKAKSGKQNSKKLYCQELKKVIEASDVVLEVLDARDPLGCRCPQVEEAIVQSGQKKLVLILNKSDLVPKENLESWLNCLKKELPTVVFRASTKPKDKGKITKRVKAKKNAAPFRSEVCFGKEGLWKLLGGFQETCGKAIRVGVIGFPNVGKSSIINSLKQEQMCNVGVSMGLTRSMQVVPLDKQITIIDSPSFIVSPLNSSSALALRSPASIEVVKPMEAASAILSQADARQVVLKYTVPGYRNSLEFFTMLAQRRGMHQKGGIPNVEGAAKLLWSEWTGASLAYYCHPPTSWTTPPYFNESIVVDMKRGFNLEELEKNNAQSIRAIRGPHLANSILFQSSGLTNGIIEEKDIHEELPKRKERKQEEREDDKDSDQEIVDEEVDVNSSGMVDAEETGEALSEETTGEQSTRSFILDKMIEEDDAYDFSTDYV, from the exons ATGAAAAGGCCTA AGTTAAAGAAAGCAAGTAAACGCATGACCTGCCATAAGCGGTATAAAATCCAAAAAAAG GTTCGAGAACATCATCGAAAATTAAGGAAGGAGGCTAAAAAGCGGGGTCACAAGAAGCCTAGGAAAGACCCAGGAGTTCCAAACAGTGCTCCCTTTAAGGAGGCTCTTCTTAGGGAAGCTGAGCTAAGGAAACAGAGG CTTGAAGAACTAAAACAGCAGCAGAAACTTGACAGGcagaaggaactagaaaagaaaagaaaacttgaaacTAATCCTGATATTAAGCCATCAAATGTGGAACCTATGGAAAAG GAGTTTGGGCTTTGCAAAACTGAGAACAAAGCCAAGTCGGGCAAACAGAATTCAAAGAAGCTGTACTGCCAAGAACTTAAAAAG GTGATTGAAGCCTCCGATGTTGTCCTAGAGGTGTTGGATGCCAGAGATCCTCTTGGTTGCAGATGTCCTCAGGTAGAAGAGGCCATTGTCCAGAGTGGACAGAAAAAGCTGgtacttatattaaataaatcag ATCTGGTACCAAAGGAGAATTTGGAGAGCTGGCTAAATTGTTTGAAGAAAGAATTGCCAACAGTGGTGTTCAGAGCCTCAACAAAACCAAAGGATAAAGGGAAGATAACCAAG CGTGTGAAGGCAAAGAAGAATGCTGCTCCATTCAGAAGTGAagtctgctttgggaaagaggGCCTTTGGAAACTTCTTGGAGGTTTTCAGGAAACTTGCGGCAAAGCCATTCGGGTTGGAGTAATTG GTTTCCCAAATGTGGGGAAAAGCAGCATTATCAATAGCTTAAAACAAGAACAGATGTGTAATGTTGGTGTATCCATGGGGCTTACAAG GAGCATGCAAGTTGTCCCCTTGGACAAACAGATCACAATCATAGATAGTCCGAGCTTCATCGTATCTCCACTTAATTCCTCCTCTGCGCTTGCTCTGCGAAGTCCAGCAAGTATTGAAGTAGTAAAACCGATGGAGGCTGCCAGTGCCATCCTTTCCCAGGCTGATGCTCGACAG gtagTACTGAAATATACTGTCCCAGGCTACAGGAATTCTCTGGAATTTTTTACTATGCTTGCTCAGAGAAGAGGTATGCACCAAAAAGGTGGAATCCCAAATGTTGAAGGTGCTGCCAAACTGCTGTGGTCTGAGTGGACAGG TGCCTCATTAGCTTACTATTGCCATCCCCCTACATCTTGGACGACTCCTCCATATTTTAATGAGAGTATTGTGGTAGACATGAAAAGGGGCTTCAATCTGGAAGAACTGGAAAAGAACAATGCACAGAGCATAAGAG CCATCAGGGGCCCTCATTTGGCCAATAGCATCCTTTTTCAGTCTTCCGGTCTGACAAATGgaataatagaagaaaaggaCATACATGAAGAATTGCCAAAACGGAAAGAAAGGAagcaggaggagagggaggacgACAAAGACAGTGACCAGGAAATCGTTGATGAAGAAGTTGATGTAA ACAGCTCAGGCATGGTCGATGCAGAAGAGACGGGGGAGGCACTGTCTGAGGAGACTACAG GTGAACAGTCTACACGGTCTTTTATCTTGGATAAAATGATTGAAGAGGATGATGCTTATGACTTCAGTACAGATTATGTGTAA
- the GNL3 gene encoding guanine nucleotide-binding protein-like 3 isoform X1 codes for MKRPKLKKASKRMTCHKRYKIQKKVREHHRKLRKEAKKRGHKKPRKDPGVPNSAPFKEALLREAELRKQRLEELKQQQKLDRQKELEKKRKLETNPDIKPSNVEPMEKEFGLCKTENKAKSGKQNSKKLYCQELKKVIEASDVVLEVLDARDPLGCRCPQVEEAIVQSGQKKLVLILNKSDLVPKENLESWLNCLKKELPTVVFRASTKPKDKGKITKRVKAKKNAAPFRSEVCFGKEGLWKLLGGFQETCGKAIRVGVIGFPNVGKSSIINSLKQEQMCNVGVSMGLTRSMQVVPLDKQITIIDSPSFIVSPLNSSSALALRSPASIEVVKPMEAASAILSQADARQVVLKYTVPGYRNSLEFFTMLAQRRGMHQKGGIPNVEGAAKLLWSEWTGASLAYYCHPPTSWTTPPYFNESIVVDMKRGFNLEELEKNNAQSIRAIRGPHLANSILFQSSGLTNGIIEEKDIHEELPKRKERKQEEREDDKDSDQEIVDEEVDEDSSGMVDAEETGEALSEETTGEQSTRSFILDKMIEEDDAYDFSTDYV; via the exons ATGAAAAGGCCTA AGTTAAAGAAAGCAAGTAAACGCATGACCTGCCATAAGCGGTATAAAATCCAAAAAAAG GTTCGAGAACATCATCGAAAATTAAGGAAGGAGGCTAAAAAGCGGGGTCACAAGAAGCCTAGGAAAGACCCAGGAGTTCCAAACAGTGCTCCCTTTAAGGAGGCTCTTCTTAGGGAAGCTGAGCTAAGGAAACAGAGG CTTGAAGAACTAAAACAGCAGCAGAAACTTGACAGGcagaaggaactagaaaagaaaagaaaacttgaaacTAATCCTGATATTAAGCCATCAAATGTGGAACCTATGGAAAAG GAGTTTGGGCTTTGCAAAACTGAGAACAAAGCCAAGTCGGGCAAACAGAATTCAAAGAAGCTGTACTGCCAAGAACTTAAAAAG GTGATTGAAGCCTCCGATGTTGTCCTAGAGGTGTTGGATGCCAGAGATCCTCTTGGTTGCAGATGTCCTCAGGTAGAAGAGGCCATTGTCCAGAGTGGACAGAAAAAGCTGgtacttatattaaataaatcag ATCTGGTACCAAAGGAGAATTTGGAGAGCTGGCTAAATTGTTTGAAGAAAGAATTGCCAACAGTGGTGTTCAGAGCCTCAACAAAACCAAAGGATAAAGGGAAGATAACCAAG CGTGTGAAGGCAAAGAAGAATGCTGCTCCATTCAGAAGTGAagtctgctttgggaaagaggGCCTTTGGAAACTTCTTGGAGGTTTTCAGGAAACTTGCGGCAAAGCCATTCGGGTTGGAGTAATTG GTTTCCCAAATGTGGGGAAAAGCAGCATTATCAATAGCTTAAAACAAGAACAGATGTGTAATGTTGGTGTATCCATGGGGCTTACAAG GAGCATGCAAGTTGTCCCCTTGGACAAACAGATCACAATCATAGATAGTCCGAGCTTCATCGTATCTCCACTTAATTCCTCCTCTGCGCTTGCTCTGCGAAGTCCAGCAAGTATTGAAGTAGTAAAACCGATGGAGGCTGCCAGTGCCATCCTTTCCCAGGCTGATGCTCGACAG gtagTACTGAAATATACTGTCCCAGGCTACAGGAATTCTCTGGAATTTTTTACTATGCTTGCTCAGAGAAGAGGTATGCACCAAAAAGGTGGAATCCCAAATGTTGAAGGTGCTGCCAAACTGCTGTGGTCTGAGTGGACAGG TGCCTCATTAGCTTACTATTGCCATCCCCCTACATCTTGGACGACTCCTCCATATTTTAATGAGAGTATTGTGGTAGACATGAAAAGGGGCTTCAATCTGGAAGAACTGGAAAAGAACAATGCACAGAGCATAAGAG CCATCAGGGGCCCTCATTTGGCCAATAGCATCCTTTTTCAGTCTTCCGGTCTGACAAATGgaataatagaagaaaaggaCATACATGAAGAATTGCCAAAACGGAAAGAAAGGAagcaggaggagagggaggacgACAAAGACAGTGACCAGGAAATCGTTGATGAAGAAGTTGAT GAAGACAGCTCAGGCATGGTCGATGCAGAAGAGACGGGGGAGGCACTGTCTGAGGAGACTACAG GTGAACAGTCTACACGGTCTTTTATCTTGGATAAAATGATTGAAGAGGATGATGCTTATGACTTCAGTACAGATTATGTGTAA
- the GNL3 gene encoding guanine nucleotide-binding protein-like 3 isoform X3 encodes MTCHKRYKIQKKVREHHRKLRKEAKKRGHKKPRKDPGVPNSAPFKEALLREAELRKQRLEELKQQQKLDRQKELEKKRKLETNPDIKPSNVEPMEKEFGLCKTENKAKSGKQNSKKLYCQELKKVIEASDVVLEVLDARDPLGCRCPQVEEAIVQSGQKKLVLILNKSDLVPKENLESWLNCLKKELPTVVFRASTKPKDKGKITKRVKAKKNAAPFRSEVCFGKEGLWKLLGGFQETCGKAIRVGVIGFPNVGKSSIINSLKQEQMCNVGVSMGLTRSMQVVPLDKQITIIDSPSFIVSPLNSSSALALRSPASIEVVKPMEAASAILSQADARQVVLKYTVPGYRNSLEFFTMLAQRRGMHQKGGIPNVEGAAKLLWSEWTGASLAYYCHPPTSWTTPPYFNESIVVDMKRGFNLEELEKNNAQSIRAIRGPHLANSILFQSSGLTNGIIEEKDIHEELPKRKERKQEEREDDKDSDQEIVDEEVDEDSSGMVDAEETGEALSEETTGEQSTRSFILDKMIEEDDAYDFSTDYV; translated from the exons ATGACCTGCCATAAGCGGTATAAAATCCAAAAAAAG GTTCGAGAACATCATCGAAAATTAAGGAAGGAGGCTAAAAAGCGGGGTCACAAGAAGCCTAGGAAAGACCCAGGAGTTCCAAACAGTGCTCCCTTTAAGGAGGCTCTTCTTAGGGAAGCTGAGCTAAGGAAACAGAGG CTTGAAGAACTAAAACAGCAGCAGAAACTTGACAGGcagaaggaactagaaaagaaaagaaaacttgaaacTAATCCTGATATTAAGCCATCAAATGTGGAACCTATGGAAAAG GAGTTTGGGCTTTGCAAAACTGAGAACAAAGCCAAGTCGGGCAAACAGAATTCAAAGAAGCTGTACTGCCAAGAACTTAAAAAG GTGATTGAAGCCTCCGATGTTGTCCTAGAGGTGTTGGATGCCAGAGATCCTCTTGGTTGCAGATGTCCTCAGGTAGAAGAGGCCATTGTCCAGAGTGGACAGAAAAAGCTGgtacttatattaaataaatcag ATCTGGTACCAAAGGAGAATTTGGAGAGCTGGCTAAATTGTTTGAAGAAAGAATTGCCAACAGTGGTGTTCAGAGCCTCAACAAAACCAAAGGATAAAGGGAAGATAACCAAG CGTGTGAAGGCAAAGAAGAATGCTGCTCCATTCAGAAGTGAagtctgctttgggaaagaggGCCTTTGGAAACTTCTTGGAGGTTTTCAGGAAACTTGCGGCAAAGCCATTCGGGTTGGAGTAATTG GTTTCCCAAATGTGGGGAAAAGCAGCATTATCAATAGCTTAAAACAAGAACAGATGTGTAATGTTGGTGTATCCATGGGGCTTACAAG GAGCATGCAAGTTGTCCCCTTGGACAAACAGATCACAATCATAGATAGTCCGAGCTTCATCGTATCTCCACTTAATTCCTCCTCTGCGCTTGCTCTGCGAAGTCCAGCAAGTATTGAAGTAGTAAAACCGATGGAGGCTGCCAGTGCCATCCTTTCCCAGGCTGATGCTCGACAG gtagTACTGAAATATACTGTCCCAGGCTACAGGAATTCTCTGGAATTTTTTACTATGCTTGCTCAGAGAAGAGGTATGCACCAAAAAGGTGGAATCCCAAATGTTGAAGGTGCTGCCAAACTGCTGTGGTCTGAGTGGACAGG TGCCTCATTAGCTTACTATTGCCATCCCCCTACATCTTGGACGACTCCTCCATATTTTAATGAGAGTATTGTGGTAGACATGAAAAGGGGCTTCAATCTGGAAGAACTGGAAAAGAACAATGCACAGAGCATAAGAG CCATCAGGGGCCCTCATTTGGCCAATAGCATCCTTTTTCAGTCTTCCGGTCTGACAAATGgaataatagaagaaaaggaCATACATGAAGAATTGCCAAAACGGAAAGAAAGGAagcaggaggagagggaggacgACAAAGACAGTGACCAGGAAATCGTTGATGAAGAAGTTGAT GAAGACAGCTCAGGCATGGTCGATGCAGAAGAGACGGGGGAGGCACTGTCTGAGGAGACTACAG GTGAACAGTCTACACGGTCTTTTATCTTGGATAAAATGATTGAAGAGGATGATGCTTATGACTTCAGTACAGATTATGTGTAA